A stretch of Carboxydocella sporoproducens DSM 16521 DNA encodes these proteins:
- the spoIIID gene encoding sporulation transcriptional regulator SpoIIID yields the protein MQEYIRKRVLDISNYILESGATVRQAAQVFGVSKSTVHKDITERLPTINKRLAAQVKKILENNKAERHIRGGEATRKKYQENAE from the coding sequence ATGCAAGAATACATCAGGAAACGGGTCCTGGATATCAGCAATTATATTCTGGAGTCGGGGGCAACGGTGCGGCAGGCAGCCCAGGTCTTCGGCGTCAGCAAATCCACCGTGCATAAGGATATAACCGAGCGGTTACCGACCATTAATAAACGCCTGGCAGCCCAGGTCAAAAAAATCCTGGAAAACAACAAGGCAGAACGTCATATTCGGGGCGGGGAGGCGACCAGAAAAAAATATCAGGAAAATGCTGAATAA
- a CDS encoding rod shape-determining protein, producing the protein MFGFGMDIGVDLGTASVLVYIRGKGIVLHEPSVVAINKDTGKVIAVGEEARRMIGRTPGNIVAIRPLRDGVIADYDVTEKMLRYFINKAVGRKFILPFFRPRIMVCIPSGVTGVEERAVRQAAIQAGARQAALIEEPLAAALGAGIEISEPSGSMVVDIGGGTTDIAVLSLGGIVVSKSLRVGGDKFDEAIMRYIRREFNLMIGERTAEELKIQIGTAYPAAKRDNSVYEIRGRDLVSGLPKNVQVTSQHTYEALQEAVEQVVSSVKEVLEKTPPELAADIMNKGIVMTGGGSLLHGLSTLISKETGLPVYIADDPLSCVALGTGKALVNYDVVAKNNRSYRKVL; encoded by the coding sequence ATGTTCGGCTTCGGCATGGATATCGGTGTGGATCTGGGCACTGCCAGTGTGCTGGTATATATAAGGGGGAAAGGGATTGTTTTGCACGAACCCTCTGTGGTCGCCATCAACAAGGATACCGGCAAAGTGATTGCTGTCGGGGAGGAAGCCCGGCGCATGATCGGGCGGACCCCGGGCAATATTGTGGCTATTCGCCCTTTGCGGGACGGTGTTATCGCCGATTATGACGTAACGGAAAAAATGCTGCGCTATTTTATCAACAAAGCCGTCGGCCGCAAATTTATTTTGCCTTTTTTCCGGCCCCGCATTATGGTGTGTATTCCCTCCGGTGTAACGGGGGTAGAGGAACGGGCAGTCAGACAGGCCGCCATTCAGGCCGGGGCCAGGCAGGCGGCGCTGATTGAGGAACCCCTGGCAGCAGCCCTGGGGGCAGGGATTGAGATTTCCGAACCCAGTGGCTCCATGGTGGTGGACATCGGCGGGGGTACCACCGATATTGCCGTTCTTTCCCTGGGGGGCATAGTGGTGAGCAAATCCCTGCGGGTCGGCGGAGACAAGTTTGATGAGGCTATTATGCGCTATATTCGGCGAGAATTCAACCTGATGATCGGAGAGCGGACGGCAGAAGAGCTGAAAATCCAGATCGGCACTGCCTATCCGGCCGCCAAACGGGATAACAGCGTTTACGAGATTCGCGGTCGGGACCTGGTTTCCGGTTTGCCCAAGAATGTGCAGGTAACCAGCCAGCATACCTATGAAGCACTGCAGGAAGCGGTGGAACAGGTAGTAAGCTCGGTCAAGGAAGTGCTGGAAAAAACCCCGCCGGAGCTGGCGGCAGATATAATGAACAAGGGAATTGTCATGACGGGGGGAGGTTCTCTCCTGCATGGCCTCAGTACCCTGATCAGCAAGGAGACAGGCCTGCCGGTCTATATTGCCGATGATCCTCTTTCCTGTGTAGCCCTAGGAACAGGGAAAGCCCTGGTTAACTACGATGTAGTAGCCAAAAACAACCGGTCCTATCGGAAAGTGCTGTAA
- a CDS encoding class I SAM-dependent methyltransferase — MDDRFESRFFRQSDPKMKEFIFTLPPAWWSRCYEYPWASKFVESSDTVLDAGCGISHPFKFFLSDTCREVHACDIDERILSSTAILQEIEADFGQEEVTKFPLRHFDNIHFAKADLAKLPYEKGKFDKIFCISVLEHLNTKVMQSILKEFKRTLKDTGLIILTFDYPTINLDTFINIITEVGLKFNGSVSLTLPDDAVFSDLYGRLYCYRAVLRKG; from the coding sequence ACTCTCCCCCCAGCATGGTGGAGCCGTTGTTATGAATACCCCTGGGCCAGTAAGTTTGTTGAATCCAGTGATACGGTACTTGATGCTGGCTGCGGTATTAGTCATCCCTTTAAATTCTTTCTTTCCGATACATGTCGCGAAGTGCATGCCTGTGACATTGACGAACGCATTTTGTCATCCACCGCTATCCTCCAGGAGATTGAAGCGGACTTTGGTCAAGAAGAGGTCACTAAATTTCCCTTACGTCACTTTGATAACATCCACTTTGCTAAAGCGGATCTGGCTAAACTTCCTTATGAAAAGGGAAAATTTGATAAGATATTCTGCATTTCCGTCCTGGAGCACTTAAATACGAAGGTGATGCAGTCTATTCTAAAAGAATTTAAAAGGACCCTTAAAGATACAGGCTTAATTATTTTGACTTTCGACTACCCAACGATTAATTTAGATACTTTCATAAACATAATCACTGAAGTTGGCTTAAAATTTAATGGATCTGTTTCACTTACACTGCCAGATGACGCAGTCTTTAGTGATCTATATGGCCGACTCTATTGCTATCGTGCGGTTTTAAGAAAAGGTTAG